In Chloroherpetonaceae bacterium, a single genomic region encodes these proteins:
- a CDS encoding DUF6150 family protein has product MKMKVLLATLLTVCFLPSFTQAQKVYSVDYPSQADVKVFVVRYPSQADLMVYKVKYESQAGRNDGRWFFTKYPSQAEKKIFFVDYESQADLKIYFVQYESQAGWKNASKRHLMY; this is encoded by the coding sequence ATGAAAATGAAAGTGCTATTAGCCACTCTCCTAACAGTCTGCTTCCTGCCTAGCTTCACGCAAGCCCAGAAGGTTTATTCTGTCGATTATCCCAGTCAAGCTGATGTGAAGGTATTTGTTGTGCGCTACCCTAGCCAAGCAGACTTGATGGTCTATAAAGTAAAGTATGAAAGTCAGGCAGGTCGCAACGATGGACGATGGTTTTTTACTAAATACCCCAGTCAGGCAGAAAAGAAAATCTTTTTTGTAGATTACGAAAGCCAAGCTGACTTAAAAATCTATTTTGTGCAGTATGAAAGTCAAGCTGGTTGGAAAAATGCCTCCAAGCGACACCTAATGTATTGA
- a CDS encoding class I SAM-dependent methyltransferase → MYRFLTDIREWLSRIRTALVGKYRLLTTESAYFQFAPPGHFYSPVPAISDIRKAKRGVLPRSLPGIDLNDAEQLMLVEQLQPFYDELPFSDHKTHSLRYYFLNPYYSYSDAIFYYCLLRYLKPKIVIEIGSGYSSCVLLDTNERFFAHQIQCIFIEPYPDRLKALLKKEDITHSSVKILEQKLQDVPVELFDKLQQNDILFIDSTHVSKFNSDVNYIIHEILPRLKQGVFIHFHDIFYPFEYPHEWLLEGRAWNESYILRAFLEFNTAFKIVLFNTYLEHFYRELLIERLPLIFKNEGGSLWLKRV, encoded by the coding sequence GTGTATCGCTTCTTGACAGACATTCGAGAATGGCTCTCTCGGATAAGAACTGCTCTGGTAGGCAAGTATCGCCTCTTAACCACTGAAAGTGCATACTTCCAGTTTGCACCACCTGGGCATTTCTACTCGCCTGTGCCTGCCATCAGCGATATTAGAAAAGCAAAACGGGGTGTGCTGCCTCGTTCCCTGCCCGGTATCGACTTGAATGATGCAGAGCAACTTATGCTTGTAGAGCAGCTTCAGCCATTTTATGATGAACTCCCGTTTAGCGACCACAAAACCCATTCGCTCCGCTACTACTTCCTGAATCCATACTATTCCTATTCAGATGCGATATTCTATTACTGCTTGCTCAGATACTTGAAACCCAAAATTGTCATTGAAATTGGCTCAGGCTACTCATCATGCGTGCTGCTGGACACTAACGAACGCTTCTTTGCGCATCAAATTCAGTGCATATTCATTGAGCCTTACCCTGACCGCCTCAAAGCACTCTTGAAGAAAGAGGACATCACCCACTCATCAGTAAAAATTCTCGAGCAAAAACTGCAAGATGTGCCAGTTGAGCTATTTGACAAGTTGCAGCAGAACGACATTTTATTCATTGACTCCACTCATGTCTCGAAGTTTAATAGTGATGTAAACTACATCATTCACGAAATCCTCCCTCGCTTGAAGCAAGGCGTTTTCATTCACTTTCACGACATCTTCTATCCGTTTGAATATCCACACGAGTGGCTACTGGAAGGGAGGGCGTGGAATGAAAGTTACATTCTGCGTGCCTTCTTAGAGTTTAATACAGCATTCAAAATCGTCTTGTTCAATACATATCTTGAACACTTCTACCGAGAATTGCTAATAGAGCGACTCCCGCTTATTTTCAAAAATGAAGGTGGTAGCCTTTGGCTGAAAAGAGTGTAA
- a CDS encoding S8 family peptidase has product MHRIRLWLLLLTLFPLTLLAQSRLPKLETLSLSPSALHRLSQMGEAEWITLTLLPKRLSFSAAEQDWIVRYTKALGGLASTPLHRLMLVSVPIRQLPLLAALDSLCTFSLSLIEDEPLSMNLSRSNQQAGGKWLGINADSVHQLGYRGQGTIVGIVDLGFDIYNPDFRKPDNTTRILHLWHQGAVGTPPAGFTFGAEYSSAEIDAHSVSVPNNAHGTACLGIAAGNGQASGQAGIAPEADILLVVLANTVDTSVIRAFTYLKQKATALGKPISISYSYGSNFGAHDGTRSTELAISSLAGAGTLFSVAGGNNGGANVHIDAVVPPSGQSETSFTTGPNNASGFSFYGHLWYSGAASIAVTLIAPDNTEYGPFGLSSSVQVLTPVRVYHNVYAPNGDKEVQFAIENRPHESGWRVRLTNLGSSAVPYDGWRVHGGFWTSNQNNSRSLTTPSTADSAICVVAYDVSTGHREPTSSIGLTRHNKPKPEVTAPTNVTTTNSAFGGTSAAAPHLAGLGALLLQANPTLSTSEFRKILADSSRRDVATGPIPPHKADWGYGKQYALGAFQAALPKSGQSVAITRTGNFIWNDQSGQYGVFLSFVSEDIDQVTVEISPNTAPSFSGSAKAVKRRVVITSVGGSGTFSATLRIYYTDAEVAAGGLSEGNLKLYRLNGTNWELKGGINNPVENYVELSGVTAFSEWAIADPMDHPLPVELAAFYGNATPTGIALSWTTASEIDNAGFEVRRSESGAAFETIASYQFLPSLKGRGTTSQPSHYHFLDVGVKAGIDYTYRLRSVDFNGIMHDYAHTVTVRFSLSGQSRQYDYALAQNYPNPFNPTTVIKYSLRESGWVSLKIYDVLGREVATLVHQPQTAGEYQVILDAQQLSASGIYICQLRAGAVTKTIKMMLIK; this is encoded by the coding sequence ATGCACCGAATCCGGCTATGGCTGCTTTTGCTGACACTTTTCCCGCTCACTCTCCTTGCTCAATCTCGTTTGCCAAAGTTAGAGACGCTGTCGCTTTCACCATCTGCTTTGCATCGGCTCAGTCAGATGGGTGAAGCGGAATGGATTACGCTTACACTTTTGCCCAAGCGACTGTCTTTCTCAGCAGCAGAGCAAGATTGGATTGTGCGTTACACTAAAGCCCTTGGCGGCTTAGCCTCTACCCCACTTCACCGTTTGATGCTCGTCTCTGTTCCAATTCGGCAACTGCCTTTGCTTGCTGCACTGGACTCTTTATGCACTTTCTCCCTTTCACTTATTGAAGATGAACCGCTTTCAATGAATCTAAGCCGCAGCAACCAACAAGCAGGGGGAAAGTGGCTAGGCATCAATGCTGATTCCGTGCACCAGTTAGGCTATCGCGGACAAGGCACGATTGTCGGCATCGTAGATTTAGGCTTTGACATTTACAATCCAGACTTCCGAAAGCCTGACAACACTACGCGCATTCTCCACCTTTGGCATCAAGGTGCAGTAGGCACGCCGCCAGCGGGTTTCACTTTTGGGGCGGAGTATAGCAGCGCTGAGATTGATGCGCATAGCGTGAGTGTGCCGAATAACGCACACGGCACTGCTTGCTTAGGCATTGCTGCTGGAAATGGTCAAGCAAGCGGTCAAGCTGGGATTGCCCCCGAAGCAGATATTTTGCTTGTTGTGCTAGCCAACACAGTGGATACTTCGGTGATACGCGCTTTCACATACCTCAAGCAAAAGGCTACTGCGCTTGGTAAACCTATTTCCATCTCATACAGTTACGGCAGTAACTTCGGCGCCCACGATGGCACGCGTTCAACGGAACTTGCAATCAGCTCGCTTGCTGGTGCAGGCACTCTCTTCTCCGTCGCTGGTGGCAATAACGGCGGTGCAAATGTGCACATTGATGCTGTTGTGCCGCCCAGTGGGCAAAGCGAAACGTCTTTCACCACAGGTCCAAACAATGCCAGCGGATTCAGTTTCTACGGGCATCTTTGGTATTCTGGTGCTGCTTCAATAGCGGTTACACTCATCGCTCCCGACAATACAGAATACGGTCCCTTTGGGCTAAGCTCCTCAGTGCAAGTCCTTACGCCTGTGCGCGTCTATCACAATGTTTATGCTCCAAATGGCGACAAGGAAGTGCAGTTTGCTATTGAAAATCGACCGCACGAATCAGGCTGGCGCGTACGGCTCACTAACTTAGGTTCGTCCGCCGTTCCCTACGATGGCTGGCGTGTGCATGGTGGCTTTTGGACAAGCAATCAGAACAATAGTCGCAGTCTTACTACGCCCTCGACTGCAGATTCTGCTATTTGCGTTGTTGCCTACGATGTTAGCACTGGTCATCGTGAGCCAACCTCGAGCATTGGTCTTACACGCCACAATAAACCTAAACCAGAAGTAACTGCTCCGACAAATGTTACCACCACAAATAGTGCTTTCGGTGGTACTTCTGCCGCTGCGCCGCACCTTGCTGGCTTAGGAGCACTGTTGCTGCAAGCTAATCCGACCTTGTCTACATCAGAGTTCCGAAAAATCCTTGCAGATAGCTCTCGCCGAGATGTTGCCACTGGCCCTATCCCTCCACACAAAGCCGATTGGGGATATGGCAAGCAATATGCACTGGGTGCTTTTCAAGCTGCACTGCCGAAGAGTGGTCAAAGCGTCGCCATCACGCGCACAGGCAATTTTATCTGGAATGACCAAAGTGGTCAGTATGGGGTTTTTCTCTCTTTTGTCTCAGAAGACATTGACCAAGTAACCGTTGAGATCTCCCCTAATACTGCGCCCAGTTTTTCAGGCAGTGCAAAGGCAGTCAAGCGCCGTGTTGTTATTACGTCGGTGGGTGGGTCAGGCACATTCAGTGCCACTTTGCGCATTTATTACACTGACGCCGAAGTAGCGGCTGGCGGGCTTAGCGAAGGTAATCTCAAACTTTATAGGCTAAATGGCACGAATTGGGAACTCAAAGGAGGCATTAACAACCCTGTCGAAAATTATGTTGAGCTATCTGGTGTTACTGCATTTAGCGAGTGGGCTATCGCTGACCCGATGGATCATCCACTTCCCGTCGAGCTTGCTGCTTTCTATGGCAACGCTACGCCTACTGGCATAGCCCTTTCTTGGACCACAGCATCCGAAATAGACAATGCTGGCTTTGAAGTGCGCCGTAGTGAAAGTGGTGCCGCATTTGAGACTATTGCCAGCTATCAATTCTTGCCCTCCCTTAAAGGTCGCGGCACAACGAGTCAGCCTTCACATTACCATTTCCTTGATGTGGGTGTTAAAGCGGGTATAGACTACACCTACCGCCTGCGTTCGGTGGACTTTAATGGCATTATGCACGACTATGCTCACACCGTTACAGTCCGTTTTTCTCTGTCAGGTCAAAGTCGGCAATACGATTATGCCTTAGCACAGAACTACCCTAATCCATTCAACCCCACGACTGTCATCAAGTATTCACTGCGCGAATCAGGTTGGGTCAGCCTCAAAATCTATGATGTGTTGGGACGCGAGGTTGCTACGCTCGTCCATCAGCCACAAACCGCTGGCGAATATCAGGTCATACTGGATGCCCAACAGCTCTCTGCATCAGGCATTTATATTTGTCAACTGCGCGCAGGCGCGGTTACAAAAACCATTAAAATGATGCTGATAAAGTAG
- a CDS encoding NlpC/P60 family protein, with amino-acid sequence MRYKSKPVSHEEIKALESEQHSDAPSSPNGELPRFRESLRLASVGADAKARLNAEINRYLGASYRYGGQDETGFDCSGFTGKVFRDALKVELPRSSAAQAQVGTPVELRDLQFGDLVFFNIYGKGISHVGIYIGDGNFVHASTKIGITVSNLQERYYKQRYVTARRIIQF; translated from the coding sequence ATGCGCTACAAGTCTAAACCTGTGTCACACGAAGAAATCAAAGCGCTCGAGTCAGAGCAGCACTCAGACGCTCCCAGCAGTCCAAACGGTGAGCTGCCTCGTTTTCGCGAAAGTCTGCGGCTTGCGTCTGTAGGTGCAGATGCCAAAGCACGCTTGAATGCAGAAATCAACCGCTACCTCGGTGCCAGTTACCGTTACGGCGGACAAGATGAGACTGGGTTTGATTGCTCTGGCTTTACTGGCAAGGTGTTCCGTGATGCGCTCAAAGTTGAACTGCCTCGCTCTTCGGCTGCTCAAGCCCAAGTTGGCACTCCCGTTGAGCTACGCGATCTGCAATTTGGCGACCTTGTTTTCTTTAACATCTATGGCAAGGGCATTTCCCATGTGGGGATTTATATTGGTGACGGCAACTTCGTGCACGCCAGCACCAAGATTGGCATTACAGTTAGTAACTTGCAAGAGCGCTATTACAAACAGCGCTATGTTACAGCGCGGCGCATTATTCAGTTCTAA
- the tmk gene encoding dTMP kinase produces the protein MLISFEGIDGSGKTTQVKLLKTYLHTAGLETLAVREPGGVPTAESIRQLLLKSQHEIHPTTELLLFAASRAELCQAVILPALQKDVIVILDRFYDSTVAYQGFGRGIDLDVIRTINRIAAFGLVPTLTFYLDILPEDALMRKFSEKSLPLAFDKKDLPLDRMESAGLDFYYRVREGYRTLVQQEPERFVMLDALRSVSDLHQEIVMHVQKKLAQTRAT, from the coding sequence ATGCTGATTTCGTTTGAAGGCATAGATGGCAGCGGGAAAACCACGCAGGTAAAGTTGCTTAAAACCTACCTTCACACTGCGGGCTTGGAAACCCTTGCCGTGCGGGAGCCGGGCGGCGTTCCCACCGCAGAAAGTATCCGTCAACTTCTACTTAAAAGCCAGCACGAGATTCACCCCACCACTGAGCTTTTGCTCTTTGCTGCCAGTCGCGCTGAACTCTGCCAAGCCGTGATTTTGCCTGCCCTACAAAAAGATGTGATTGTCATTCTCGACCGATTCTATGATTCCACTGTTGCTTATCAAGGCTTTGGACGCGGCATTGACCTTGACGTCATTCGGACAATTAACCGTATCGCTGCTTTTGGACTTGTGCCCACACTTACTTTCTACTTAGACATTTTGCCCGAAGATGCCTTGATGCGCAAATTTTCAGAGAAATCTTTGCCACTGGCTTTCGACAAAAAGGATTTGCCTTTGGACCGAATGGAAAGTGCTGGTTTGGACTTCTATTACCGCGTGCGAGAAGGGTATCGCACGTTGGTGCAGCAAGAGCCAGAGCGCTTTGTCATGCTTGATGCCTTGCGCTCCGTCTCAGACCTGCATCAAGAAATCGTCATGCATGTACAAAAAAAATTGGCGCAAACCCGTGCCACATAG
- a CDS encoding TIGR00730 family Rossman fold protein encodes MATAQPPKSICVYCGSRTGNSPAHRAAASALGTAIAQHGLRLVYGGGQLGLMGILADAALAQGGEVVGVIPEMLVRRESAHRGLTELIVVDSMHARKAKMVELSDAFIALSGGLGTLDELFEILTWAQLGFHQKPCGILNIDGYYDSLLAFLDHAVSEGFVKPSQRTALLVSSSVSELLAEILQPRIISTAVPKELL; translated from the coding sequence ATGGCAACAGCACAGCCACCAAAATCCATCTGTGTCTATTGCGGGTCTCGCACGGGCAATAGCCCTGCACATCGCGCCGCTGCCAGTGCATTAGGCACTGCGATTGCTCAGCATGGCTTGCGGCTTGTCTATGGTGGCGGACAACTCGGATTGATGGGCATTTTGGCTGATGCAGCCCTTGCGCAAGGCGGCGAGGTCGTGGGCGTTATCCCTGAAATGCTGGTGCGGCGAGAGTCTGCTCACCGTGGCTTGACGGAGCTGATTGTGGTGGACTCTATGCACGCTCGGAAAGCCAAAATGGTCGAGCTCTCCGATGCCTTCATTGCACTTTCTGGTGGTTTGGGCACACTGGACGAACTCTTTGAAATTCTAACATGGGCACAGCTTGGATTTCACCAGAAGCCCTGCGGGATATTGAACATTGATGGCTACTACGACTCGCTCTTAGCATTTCTGGATCACGCCGTCTCAGAGGGGTTTGTGAAGCCTAGTCAGCGCACGGCACTGCTGGTCTCATCGTCGGTCTCTGAGCTGCTGGCAGAGATACTGCAACCGCGCATCATCAGCACCGCTGTGCCGAAAGAACTGCTTTAA
- a CDS encoding VOC family protein, with protein sequence MLKLTGISQITLRVNDLRRSEEFYTKLIGFKLHHRLGINMTYLEAGGDMLVLVRAETPSSNEARDIRVDHFGLRLETDEEVDAAAAFLKENDVHILTPPAKRRDGRAFFILDPDGNLVEIYSSTGIILPTDDTNPDAPSSRRRGRKPKADAEPRPVRTTPPKRRRSRK encoded by the coding sequence ATGCTGAAACTGACAGGCATTAGCCAAATCACGCTGCGCGTCAATGATTTGCGCCGCTCGGAAGAGTTTTACACTAAGCTCATTGGCTTCAAGCTACATCATCGGCTAGGCATCAACATGACTTACTTAGAAGCGGGCGGCGATATGCTGGTTCTGGTGCGCGCTGAAACCCCTAGCTCTAATGAAGCCCGCGACATTCGTGTCGATCACTTCGGCTTGCGTTTGGAGACCGATGAAGAAGTTGATGCTGCCGCAGCATTCCTAAAAGAAAACGACGTGCATATTCTCACTCCGCCTGCTAAGCGGCGAGATGGACGCGCCTTTTTCATTCTTGACCCTGATGGGAACTTGGTGGAGATATACTCTTCTACAGGCATTATCTTACCTACTGACGATACGAATCCTGATGCGCCTTCCTCTCGCCGACGTGGTCGTAAGCCAAAGGCTGATGCAGAGCCACGACCTGTGCGCACCACTCCCCCCAAGCGACGGCGCAGTCGTAAGTAA
- a CDS encoding DNA-directed RNA polymerase subunit omega: MPIRVIDFSKIMHQSSNIYEITVAMARRAKEINEQQRLELEEKLAPFKAKIRNPANEAEADRIFPEQVAISIKYEKMPKPTITAINEYENRAYTFEYRELPVRRK, encoded by the coding sequence ATGCCTATTCGAGTGATTGACTTTTCTAAGATTATGCATCAGAGCAGCAACATCTATGAAATAACTGTAGCGATGGCACGCCGAGCCAAAGAAATCAATGAGCAGCAGCGACTTGAGCTGGAAGAAAAGCTCGCGCCATTTAAGGCAAAAATTCGCAACCCTGCCAATGAAGCGGAAGCAGACCGCATTTTTCCAGAGCAAGTTGCCATCAGCATTAAGTATGAAAAAATGCCGAAACCGACGATTACAGCCATCAACGAGTATGAAAACAGAGCCTATACGTTTGAATACCGCGAACTTCCTGTGCGCCGTAAGTAA
- the gmk gene encoding guanylate kinase: MTELSHASLHAASAQAETPPGKLIVFAAPSGTGKSTIAKVILEAFPNISFSVSATTRPMREGEQNGREYFFLSKPEFEKKLQAGEFIEHSEHFGHYYGTLKENAHAVLSRGRHLLLDLDVHGAMAVKKLYGNQALLIFIKPPSMDALKERLMKRRTETPDAIERRLERAAYELSFADQFDAVVVNDSLERAIEEIRTIISQFLSVSST, from the coding sequence ATGACGGAACTTTCGCACGCATCGCTCCACGCAGCGTCAGCTCAGGCAGAGACACCCCCAGGTAAGCTGATTGTGTTTGCTGCACCTTCTGGTACAGGTAAATCAACGATTGCAAAGGTGATACTTGAAGCCTTTCCGAATATCTCTTTTTCAGTTTCCGCCACCACGCGTCCAATGCGCGAAGGTGAGCAAAACGGGCGAGAGTATTTTTTTCTCTCTAAGCCAGAGTTCGAGAAAAAGTTGCAAGCTGGTGAGTTTATTGAGCACTCTGAGCACTTTGGACATTACTACGGCACCTTGAAGGAGAATGCTCATGCGGTGCTCTCACGCGGGCGGCACTTACTATTAGATTTAGATGTTCACGGTGCTATGGCAGTCAAAAAGCTCTATGGCAATCAAGCCCTACTTATCTTCATCAAGCCGCCTAGTATGGATGCTCTAAAAGAGCGCTTGATGAAGCGCCGCACGGAGACACCAGACGCGATTGAGCGACGATTGGAGCGCGCAGCATATGAGCTCTCATTTGCTGACCAGTTCGACGCAGTGGTCGTCAATGACTCGCTCGAACGTGCAATTGAAGAAATCAGAACAATTATTTCGCAGTTTCTTAGTGTCTCGTCAACCTAA
- a CDS encoding YicC family protein, with product MTGYGRGEYAENGLRATAEIRSINSRFLEISVKLPRPFQARELEARELVRKGLQRGKISVTVQLERSDEMLPMRLRPEAVKTYLSLLQTLRELTGLQDPITLDHLLRFADMFELVEDISEESEHEWQVMCKAIEQAVQSVKEMRRKEGAELQRDFEQRIAAIERTLSYIEQLSQQTIQETREKLRAKVREVLTDESKVSRERLELEIVLLADKLDITEECIRFRSHNKFFLETLRQSDAPGRRLNFLLQEQNREANTIAAKSQNADISQAVVFLKEELEKIREQVQNIE from the coding sequence ATGACCGGTTACGGCAGAGGAGAGTATGCCGAAAACGGTCTGCGAGCCACGGCTGAGATTCGTTCAATCAACAGCCGTTTCTTAGAAATTTCGGTCAAATTACCACGTCCATTTCAAGCTCGAGAATTGGAAGCTCGGGAATTGGTGCGAAAGGGGCTTCAGCGTGGCAAAATTTCCGTCACTGTGCAGCTCGAGCGCTCTGATGAAATGCTGCCGATGCGCCTTAGACCTGAGGCCGTGAAGACATATTTATCTTTGCTTCAGACCCTTAGGGAGCTCACAGGTCTGCAAGACCCTATTACCTTAGATCACCTGCTAAGGTTTGCGGATATGTTTGAGCTGGTTGAGGACATTTCAGAAGAATCGGAGCACGAGTGGCAAGTAATGTGCAAAGCAATTGAGCAAGCAGTTCAATCTGTTAAGGAAATGCGTCGTAAGGAAGGCGCAGAACTGCAACGCGATTTTGAACAACGCATTGCTGCTATTGAACGCACGCTCTCTTACATTGAGCAACTTTCACAGCAGACCATTCAAGAGACGCGGGAAAAACTGCGCGCCAAAGTGCGAGAGGTGCTTACCGATGAAAGCAAAGTCAGCCGTGAGCGGTTAGAATTGGAGATTGTGCTCTTAGCCGATAAGCTTGACATTACAGAGGAGTGTATTCGCTTCCGTAGTCACAACAAGTTTTTCTTAGAGACGCTCCGTCAGTCCGATGCACCTGGGCGACGGCTTAATTTTCTTTTGCAAGAACAAAATCGTGAAGCCAATACTATCGCTGCTAAGTCGCAAAATGCCGACATCTCACAGGCAGTTGTTTTCCTAAAAGAAGAATTGGAAAAAATTCGTGAGCAAGTCCAAAATATTGAATAA
- the rpsO gene encoding 30S ribosomal protein S15 yields MPLTKEKKAELIQKFGGSPSNTGSTEVQVALLTEHINQLTEHLKVHRKDNHSRYGLLKLVGKRKRLLSYLQRVDITRYRKLIAELDIRK; encoded by the coding sequence ATGCCTCTAACAAAAGAGAAGAAAGCCGAACTGATTCAAAAATTTGGAGGTTCACCGAGCAACACTGGTTCAACAGAGGTGCAAGTTGCGCTGCTGACTGAACACATCAATCAACTGACCGAGCATCTGAAGGTGCACAGGAAGGATAATCATTCCCGCTACGGTCTGCTCAAGCTGGTAGGCAAGCGCAAGCGCCTTTTGAGCTATCTTCAGAGAGTGGATATTACGCGCTACCGCAAGTTGATTGCGGAACTCGATATTCGAAAGTAG
- the panB gene encoding 3-methyl-2-oxobutanoate hydroxymethyltransferase, with amino-acid sequence MSTQLGSKTVTRQVTTRSVVEMKQRGEKIAVLTAYDFTMARLLDLAGIDIVLVGDSASNVFAGYETTLPITLDEMIYHTKAVVRGVYAATRRAMIVADMPFMSYQLSPEEALKNAGRMMKETGCHAVKLEGGKVILDAVRRIVDAGIPVMGHLGLTPQSIYKFGSYKVRAQEQEEAEQLLRDAELLEKAGVFSIVLEKIPRALAAEVTRRVSVPTIGIGAGADCDGQVLVVNDMLGLNTQFHPRFVRRYAQLEEIIANAVRQYIHDVRHGTFPSQEESY; translated from the coding sequence ATGTCGACGCAACTGGGTAGCAAAACGGTAACGCGTCAGGTTACGACGCGTTCGGTTGTTGAAATGAAGCAGCGTGGCGAAAAAATCGCTGTGCTGACCGCATATGATTTTACAATGGCGCGCCTGCTGGACCTTGCAGGCATTGATATTGTGCTCGTCGGTGATTCAGCAAGCAATGTCTTTGCAGGGTATGAGACTACCTTGCCGATTACGCTTGATGAGATGATTTACCACACCAAAGCTGTAGTGCGGGGCGTCTATGCGGCAACAAGGCGTGCAATGATTGTGGCGGATATGCCATTTATGTCATATCAGCTCTCGCCCGAAGAGGCGCTCAAAAACGCTGGGCGAATGATGAAAGAAACAGGTTGCCATGCCGTGAAGTTGGAAGGCGGCAAAGTGATTTTAGATGCAGTTCGACGCATTGTCGATGCAGGGATTCCTGTTATGGGTCATTTAGGGCTGACCCCGCAATCCATCTACAAGTTTGGCAGCTACAAGGTGCGCGCGCAAGAGCAAGAAGAAGCTGAGCAACTCCTACGCGATGCTGAGCTACTTGAAAAAGCAGGGGTCTTTAGCATTGTGCTCGAGAAAATCCCTCGTGCGCTGGCAGCAGAGGTTACAAGGCGCGTCTCGGTGCCAACGATTGGCATTGGCGCTGGGGCAGATTGCGACGGACAAGTGCTGGTCGTGAATGATATGCTTGGACTAAATACGCAATTTCATCCTCGCTTCGTGCGGCGGTATGCACAGCTGGAAGAAATTATTGCAAATGCTGTGCGGCAATACATTCACGACGTGCGGCACGGCACATTTCCAAGTCAAGAGGAAAGCTACTAA
- a CDS encoding GatB/YqeY domain-containing protein, translating to MTLKERINEDLKAAIKSGDKIRLEAIRAIKKDIIEKETAEKRGHRGDLTPEEELEVLTTMVKRRRDSIEQFKQAGRQDLVEEEMQQLAVIEAYLPAQLSEAEIKDVLKRIIEQVGASSAKDLGKVMGAAMKELKGKADGSVVQKLAKELLPVQ from the coding sequence ATGACACTCAAAGAACGCATCAATGAGGACCTAAAAGCAGCCATAAAATCAGGTGATAAAATACGTCTTGAGGCTATTCGCGCTATCAAAAAGGACATTATTGAAAAAGAAACCGCTGAAAAACGTGGTCACCGTGGCGACCTGACCCCCGAAGAAGAGCTGGAAGTGCTAACGACGATGGTGAAGCGTCGACGGGACTCAATTGAGCAGTTTAAGCAAGCAGGGCGGCAAGACCTTGTCGAGGAAGAAATGCAGCAGCTTGCCGTAATTGAAGCCTATCTTCCTGCGCAGCTGTCTGAAGCGGAAATTAAAGACGTGCTCAAGCGCATCATTGAGCAAGTTGGCGCATCATCTGCAAAAGATTTAGGCAAGGTGATGGGTGCTGCAATGAAGGAACTGAAAGGCAAAGCTGATGGAAGCGTGGTGCAAAAATTAGCCAAAGAGCTTTTGCCAGTGCAATAG
- a CDS encoding GNAT family N-acetyltransferase yields MRIEGHRLYIRPVEMHDAQALTDAINASLETLRPWMPWAQTKVTLEAELKFIENAIAEMFTNKSLTFCICLRQGDEILGTVGTHTIDWLNFKTAIGYWIVSAHQGKGYASEATLLLLEYLFTDMNLYRVSASAAPNNLASARVLEKLGFQFEGVQRGAFLVGTRWQDLREYAILQPEYKQHRSELYRKFLAGQAPRVRY; encoded by the coding sequence ATGCGAATAGAAGGACACCGACTGTACATTCGTCCTGTTGAAATGCACGATGCGCAAGCTCTAACCGACGCCATCAATGCCTCTTTGGAGACGCTGCGCCCTTGGATGCCTTGGGCTCAGACCAAAGTCACGCTGGAGGCGGAACTGAAGTTCATTGAAAATGCAATTGCTGAGATGTTTACCAACAAGTCGCTCACCTTTTGCATCTGCTTGCGGCAGGGCGACGAGATTTTGGGTACAGTTGGCACGCATACGATTGACTGGCTAAACTTCAAGACCGCGATTGGATACTGGATTGTGTCGGCGCATCAAGGCAAGGGCTATGCATCGGAGGCAACCTTGCTGCTGCTCGAGTATCTTTTCACAGATATGAATCTCTACAGGGTGTCGGCATCAGCGGCACCAAATAATCTGGCAAGTGCACGCGTATTGGAAAAATTAGGGTTTCAGTTTGAGGGAGTGCAGCGCGGAGCATTTCTTGTAGGCACGCGCTGGCAAGACTTGAGAGAATACGCCATCCTGCAGCCTGAGTATAAGCAACACCGCAGCGAACTATACCGCAAGTTCTTGGCTGGTCAAGCGCCCAGAGTGCGTTACTGA